In Hemitrygon akajei unplaced genomic scaffold, sHemAka1.3 Scf000078, whole genome shotgun sequence, a genomic segment contains:
- the LOC140722478 gene encoding uncharacterized protein: MAHQRVHTGERPFTCSDCGKGFTQSSNLKKHQRVHTGERPFTCSDCGKGFTCSDKLKIHQQFHTGERPFICSDCGKGFTRSSDLLAHKSVHTGERPFTCLDCGKGFTLSSQLKVHHRVHTGVWPFICSDCGKGFSQSSQLKVHQRVHTGERLFTCSDCGKGFTCLSNLKGHQRVHTGERPFTCSDCGKGFILSHELLVHKSVHTGERPFTCSDCGKGFTRSSQLQRHQRVHTE, translated from the coding sequence atggctcaccagcgagttcacactggggagcggccattcacctgctcagactgtgggaagggattcactcagtcatctaatctgaagaaacatcagcgagttcacactggagagaggccattcacctgctcagactgtgggaaaggattcacttgctcagataaactgaagatacatcagcaatttcacactggggagaggccgttcatctgctcagactgcgggaagggattcactcggtcatccgacctgctggcacacaagtcagttcacactggagagaggcctttcacctgcttagactgtgggaagggattcactttgtcatcccaactgaaggtacatcaccgagttcacactggggtttggccgttcatctgctcagactgtgggaagggattctctcaatcatcccaactgaaggtacatcagcgagttcacactggagagaggctgtttacctgctcagactgtgggaagggattcacttgcttatCTAATCTGAaaggacatcagcgagttcacactggagagaggccattcacctgctcagactgtgggaagggattcattctgtcACACGAactactggtacacaagtcagttcacaccggggagcggccattcacctgctcagactgtgggaagggattcactcggtcatctcaactacagagacaccagcgagttcacactgagtaG